A stretch of the Parafrankia discariae genome encodes the following:
- a CDS encoding substrate-binding domain-containing protein: MMFMRSAPQQAKRRNRQRKCVSVAILAGTMLLAACGSSDPADGTDSSTSPGAGTGSVSGGDLAATVADLSDRDLSNPIPTEPISRVDELHGKKVFYIPITQQAPQFAVTGRTLTAALGAAGLTVQICNGNSNPSDITACVNQAVGANAGAIITDSIPYALAANGFAAAQAKKIPVLITDQIPDPAHKTGPLLGYLEGAGKTQLRAIADWVIVDSGGKAKVVINASTDSPSTQAYIATAQEEFSAHCPDCKVTLNKISSANFPLIASSTSSAILANPGVNYVISEFEQYLQPTSTGVQQSGKATSVKGASTAAQINGLQMLESEKFLHADVGQASAYQGWADADAVLRMMLGETLPEYEIPIRLFTRENVKELSITSQAEASGEWFGPTDFPARFKTLWGLS, translated from the coding sequence ATGATGTTCATGAGAAGCGCACCGCAGCAGGCCAAGCGGCGCAACAGACAGCGAAAGTGCGTCTCCGTGGCGATATTAGCCGGCACAATGTTACTTGCCGCATGCGGCTCCTCGGATCCGGCGGACGGTACCGACTCCTCCACCTCCCCAGGGGCTGGCACCGGATCGGTGTCGGGCGGCGACCTTGCCGCCACGGTTGCGGACCTGAGCGACCGGGACCTGAGCAATCCGATCCCGACGGAGCCGATCAGCAGGGTCGACGAACTGCATGGCAAAAAAGTCTTCTACATTCCGATCACACAGCAGGCACCACAGTTCGCCGTGACGGGCCGGACGCTGACAGCGGCGCTCGGCGCGGCGGGTCTCACGGTGCAGATCTGTAACGGCAACTCCAACCCGTCCGACATCACCGCGTGCGTCAACCAGGCGGTCGGCGCGAATGCGGGCGCCATCATCACCGATTCGATCCCGTACGCCCTGGCCGCCAACGGCTTCGCGGCGGCGCAGGCGAAGAAGATCCCGGTCCTGATCACGGATCAGATTCCCGATCCCGCGCACAAAACGGGCCCCCTGCTGGGCTATCTGGAGGGAGCCGGAAAGACGCAGCTGAGGGCCATCGCCGACTGGGTTATCGTCGACTCCGGAGGCAAGGCGAAGGTCGTCATCAACGCGAGCACGGACTCCCCGTCGACCCAGGCCTACATTGCCACCGCGCAGGAGGAGTTCAGCGCGCACTGCCCGGACTGCAAAGTGACGCTGAACAAGATTTCTTCGGCGAACTTCCCGCTGATCGCTTCGTCGACGAGCTCGGCCATCCTGGCGAATCCCGGGGTCAACTACGTGATCTCCGAGTTCGAGCAATATCTGCAGCCTACATCCACCGGTGTGCAGCAGTCCGGCAAGGCCACCTCGGTCAAGGGCGCATCCACGGCCGCCCAGATCAACGGCCTGCAGATGCTCGAATCAGAGAAGTTCCTGCACGCGGACGTCGGTCAGGCCTCGGCCTACCAGGGCTGGGCCGACGCGGACGCGGTACTGCGGATGATGCTCGGCGAGACTCTCCCCGAGTACGAGATCCCCATCCGCCTGTTCACCCGGGAGAACGTCAAGGAGCTCTCGATCACCAGCCAGGCGGAGGCTTCCGGAGAGTGGT